A section of the Pochonia chlamydosporia 170 chromosome 2, whole genome shotgun sequence genome encodes:
- a CDS encoding GMC oxidoreductase domain-containing protein → MDAIDIGAPTPTPLPDAPAKDFMTDAQWETLYALLDGVLPSITSTTSSVVTDKNTSILLSDTEFESLIDDSVAALPNGPARSKVKEYLEFRPSQDEKFREDCLRSLAIVPQRGQLIKVLNLLGGNAGSMLLTGYWTPITQQPTKVREAILKSWATSRLTALRMLSKSLAQMALKANSIYSPYFSEISGYSDVPKDWKPVDGYDYNFIQVPAGNGVHEITTDVVIVGSGCGGGVSAKNLAEAGHKVLVVDKGYYFPPSQLPMTQAAGAHYLYDAGGVYFTDSASIGIVCGGSWGGGGTVNWSVCFRLQDYVREEWAAKGLPLFTSSDFDDSMDRVWDFIGASKDAIRQNPRNQAVLDGIQKLGWKGGVVEQNTGGKEHYCGQCHLGCGSGEKRGPSVAWLPAAGDAGAEFMEGFAVDRVLFAEDGVTAVGVEGKWTSRDENGGVHAHENTRVQRRVVIKAKKVIISGGSMWSPVILAKSGIKNPNVGKHLHLHPVNFVSGVFGNRDMSSWEGGIITSYVDEFENLDGKGHGVKLEPTSNIPYATYSVQSWRNGVDAKLLAMKYRHIGTFISLTRDRDTGRVYPDPRKGTPRIDYNTSDFDREHTIEGLIALAKICYVSGATEIRPHLQHLEPFVPSDGGKRQAEHQPGKDPEFTDPDFAAWLRELRAADNKPPTALWMSAHQMGSCRMSASEDTGVVDMSGRVWGAKNLYVADASVFPSASGVNPMVTAMALADWISRGVASELDG, encoded by the exons atggacgccattgacattggGGCTCCCACGCCAACCCCATTACCAGATGCTCCGGCCAAGGACTTCATGACAGATGCCCAGTGGGAGACACTCTACGCCCTTCTTGACGGCGTTTTACCctccatcacatccaccacGTCTTCTGTTGTAACAGACAAGAACACCAGCATTCTCCTATCCGACACTGAATTTGAATCCCTCATTGACGACTCCGTTGCCGCCCTTCCCAACGGCCCAGCTAGAAGCAAGGTAAAGGAATACCTCGAGTTTCGACCGTCTCAAGATGAAAAGTTCCGCGAGGATTGTCTACGGTCCCTGGCCATTGTTCCTCAGAGGGGCCAGTTGATCAAAGTCTTGAATCTTCTCGG TGGAAATGCTGGCAGCATGCTTCTGACTGGCTATTGGACCCCCATCACTCAGCAACCAACAAAGGTTCGAGAAGCCATTCTCAAGTCGTGGGCCACCTCCCGTCTCACTGCTTTACGAATGCTATCCAAGTCTCTTGCGCAAATGGCTCTAAAGGCAAATTCCATTTACAGCCCTTACTTCAGCGAGATTTCAGGCTACTCAGATGTTCCAAAAGACTGGAAACCCGTCGATGGATACGACTACAACTTCATTCAGGTACCCGCAGGCAATGGCGTCCACGAAATCACCACCGATGTGGTTATTGTTGGTTCAGGctgcggcggtggtgtttcGGCCAAAAACTTAGCCGAGGCCGGTCACAAAGTCCTGGTTGTAGACAAGGGCTACTACTTCCCTCCGTCTCAACTTCCCATGACACAAGCCGCTGGTGCTCATTATCTGTACGATGCTGGCGGTGTGTACTTTACCGACTCGGCGAGTATAGGCATTGTCTGCGGTGGCTCCTGGGGAGGCGGCGGTACTGTCAACTGGAGCGTCTGCTTCAGGTTGCAAGACTACGTTCGTGAGGAGTGGGCTGCCAAGGGGTTGCCTCTGTTCACGTCAAGCGATTTCGACGATAGCATGGACCGTGTGTGGGACTTCATCGGGGCTAGCAAGGACGCTATCCGACAGAATCCGCGAAATCAAGCCGTGTTGGATGGCATTcagaagcttggctggaAGGGCGGCGTTGTCGAGCAAAACACTGGCGGAAAGGAACACTATTGTGGGCaatgccatcttggttgcGGCTcaggagagaagagaggtCCTTCGGTGGCTTGGctgcctgctgctggtgatgctggtgctgaaTTCATGGAGGGATTTGCCGTGGACAGAGTTCTTTTTGCAGAGGATGGGGTTACTGCTGTGGGAGTGGAGGGTAAGTGGACATCTAGGGATGAGAATGGCGGAGTACACGCACATGAGAACACTCGAGTCCAACGGCGGGTTGTGATTaaggccaagaaggtcatCATCTCGGGTGGTTCCATGTGGAGTCCGGTGATTTTGGCAAAGAGTGGTATCAAG AACCCCAACGTCGGAAAGCATCTCCACCTTCATCCCGTCAACTTTGTGTCCGGTGTGTTTGGCAACAGGGACATGTCATCTTGGGAGGGCGGCATCATCACTTCATATGTCGATGAGTTTGAAAACCTCGATGGCAAGGGTCACGGTGTAAAGTTGGAACCAACCAGCAACATT CCCTACGCAACATACTCCGTCCAAAGCTGGAGAAACGGAGTCGACGCCAAACTCCTGGCAATGAAGTACCGCCACATCGGCACCTTCATCTCCCTCACCCGAGACCGCGACACCGGGCGCGTGTACCCTGACCCCCGAAAAGGCACCCCCCGCATCGACTACAACACCTCCGACTTTGACCGCGAGCACACCATCGAGGGCCTCATTGCCCTCGCCAAGATCTGCTACGTCTCAGGGGCGACCGAGATCCGCCCTCACCTCCAGCACCTGGAGCCGTTTGTGCCCAGCGACGGCGGCAAGCGACAGGCCGAGCACCAGCCTGGCAAGGACCCCGAGTTTACCGACCCCGATTTCGCCGCCTGGCTTCGGGAGCTGCGTGCCGCGGACAATAAGCCCCCTACTGCGCTGTGGATGTCTGCTCACCAGATGGGATCGTGTCGTATGAGTGCCAGTGAGGACACGGGCGTGGTTGATATGAGCGGTAGGGTTTGGGGGGCTAAGAATCTGTATGTTGCGGATGCGAGTGTTTTCCCTAGTGCGAGTGGTGTTAATCCCATGGTTACGgcgatggcgttggcggATTGGATATCAAGGGGAGTGGCGAGTGAGTTGGATGGGTAG
- a CDS encoding 3',5'-cyclic-nucleotide phosphodiesterase regA (similar to Verticillium alfalfae VaMs.102 XP_003003138.1), translating to MDRLACNVIYVNRVVAEDRVLRAASDANEPAHENAHSDWKRDDAKELVQPLLDTFGDVHVCSTGASCLSTLFQLQDSSMTNTTPTLVLLDTPFDDQIQDQNTQSRSSSPTHGHVSHSVEIHTPNEELYGLGLLQKIITEAHLRSISKLVVPVAVISHPEIAVSNSGHQMTDGVAEAVQPPQATLAANRRLMRTCLDLGAVDVLISPLNSKCITTLEICAYKAHRDAAKEQQALMEVAKGRKRSWVGVNEQKPFAYLREAMVSGLMKGICRLDSNDGQISGAHIAVSSIRQVEIADAVGRWHFCAHSFSDDELLVAALVMFKHALATPELEPWRIPADQLISYLVACRAAYNTFVPYHNFRHVVDVLQATFNFLVHIGALPPYPGGQQQGVAPEKSPIAALLSPFEALTLLITAIGHDVGHPGVNNGFLATLNAPLAQLYNDRSVLESFHCAAYSQILRRYWPSAFEDRKMRSLMISSILATDMGLHFDYMKKLGDVQERLQDNNSTDGWNGRQLEDHKALACSLLIKCADISNVARHHDTALKWMHILSEEFARQASMEDELDIKSSLMAQPKKDILSLSNAQLGFMNMFAIPLFQGVADIMPAMRYTVDELEINKGLFEQKVQEEKARQSPDELRLRRGIREGTFSPRTRSYAGDSDTQDSQTTARAEATKNTTDGTAEEKSDSPQVVADVGLRDEQQGPTALDVPADIADAVPHGAAAPRQDLNGTKSAFDAVRELADSDPFNCRSRGDSGTESKTSQFVRQRCSETTEGSASGAFAGDWQSQATTATTGKMALSPSTQGTSIVSNESMERTLSATGMNVSPPSTSSHGSPGTVLRDTGTGTTEDELSHGGSIGKAEGKSLRKKTSRFRMKDFPFFRRNKASSPPLPASDTTS from the exons ATGGACCGCCTTGCATGCAATGTCATCTATGTTAATCGCGTCGTTGCCGAGGATAGAGTGCTTCGCGCTGCGTCAGACGCCAATGAACCAGCCCACGAGAATGCCCACTCGGATTGGAAACGCGATGATGCCAAAGAGCTTGTGCAGCCACTGCTTGACACCTTTGGTGACG TACATGTCTGTAGCACAGGCGCATCTTGCCTTTCGACCTTGTTTCAACTTCAAGATAGCTCTATGACCAACACGACCCCAACACTGGTGTTACTAGATACACCCTTTGATGACCAAATACAGGACCAAAATACCCAATCCAGGTCGTCGTCGCCTACACATGGTCACGTTTCTCACTCTGTCGAGATCCACACACCTAATGAGGAGCTATACGGCCTCGGTTTACTCCAAAAAATCATCACCGAAGCCCACCTGCGCAGCATATCCAAGCTCGTCGTCCCCGTGGCCGTCATTAGCCACCCCGAAATAGCCGTATCCAACAGCGGCCATCAAATGACCGATGGCGTCGCGGAAGCCGTTCAACCTCCGCAAGCAACTTTGGCTGCTAATCGCCGGCTAATGAGAACATGTCTAGACCTCGGTGCCGTTGATGTTCTTATAAGCCCTCTAAACTCGAAATGCATAACTACTTTGGAGATTTGTGCATACAAGGCTCATAGAGACGCCGCCAAGGAGCAGCAAGCACTTATGGAGGTGGCTAAGGGCCGGAAGCGATCCTGGGTTGGAGTGAATGAGCAAAAGCCGTTCGCGTACTTGCGTGAGGCCATGGTATCCGGTCTTATGAAGGGCATATGTCGCCTTGATAGCAACGATGGCCAAATTTCCGGCGCCCACATTGCTGTATCTTCAATACGTCAAGTCGAAATTGCTGACGCGGTGGGACGGTGGCATTTCTGCGCCCATTCGTTTTCTGACGATGAGTTGTTAGTCGCCGCCTTGGTCATGTTCAAGCATGCTCTGGCTACTCCTGAATTGGAGCCTTGGCGAATACCAGCAG ACCAATTGATTAGCTACCTTGTTGCTTGCCGTGCAGCCTACAATACTTTTGTCCCATATCACAATTTCCGGCATGTTGTAGATGTCCTACAAGCTACTTTCAACTTCCTGGTACATATCGGCGCCCTCCCACCATACCCAGGGGGACAACAACAAGGCGTGGCCCCAGAAAAGTCACCGATTGCGGCGCTATTGAGTCCATTCGAAGCACTCACACTTCTTATCACCGCCATTGGTCACGATGTGGGTCACCCCGGCGTCAATAATGGATTCCTGGCTACATTGAACGCCCCATTGGCACAATTGTATAACGATAGATCAGTCTTGGAATCATTCCACTGCGCTGCTTACTCCCAAATTCTTCGCCGGTACTGGCCGTCGGCGTTTGAAGACAGAAAGATGCGCAGCCTCATGATTAGTTCCATCTTGGCAACTGACATGGGTTTGCACTTCGACTACATGAAGAAACTCGGTGACGTTCAAGAACGATTGCAGGATAATAATAGCACCGACGGATGGAATGGTCGTCAACTTGAGGATCATAAAGCTCTCGCTTGCTCCCTGCTCATCAAGTGTGCCGATATTAGCAATGTG GCTCGACATCACGATACAGCCTTGAAATGGATGCACATTCTGTCCGAGGAATTTGCAAGGCAAGCCTCCATGGAGGACGAACTAGACATCAAGTCGTCGCTCATGGCGCAGCCTAAGAAGGATATCTTGTCCTTATCGAATGCCCAGCTAGGGTTTATGAACATGTTTGCGATCCCACTCTTCCAGGGTGTCGCCGATATTATGCCAGCTATGCGCTACACGGTGGACGAGCTCGAAATTAATAAGGGACTTTTCGAGCAAAAAGTGCAAGAGGAAAAGGCAAGGCAGTCACCAGATGAACTCAGACTGCGTCGAGGCATACGCGAGGGTACTTTTTCGCCCCGAACCAGGAGTTATGCGGGCGACAGCGATACTCAAGACAGCCAAACAACAGCAAGAGCCGAAGCAACAAAGAATACGACGGATGGGACAGCGGAAGAGAAGAGCGACTCTCCACAGGTTGTAGCCGATGTTGGGCTAAGGGACGAACAGCAAGGCCCCACGGCACTCGACGTGCCAGCCGATATCGCTGATGCGGTACCGCACGGTGCGGCCGCACCCCGGCAAGACCTCAACGGAACCAAGTCTGCCTTTGACGCTGTGCGAGAACTCGCTGATAGTGACCCGTTTAACTGCCGGTCACGAGGTGACAGCGGCACAGAGAGCAAGACTTCACAATTTGTTCGACAGCGATGTAGTGAAACCACTGAGGGCAGTGCTTCGGGTGCCTTTGCCGGTGACTGGCAATCCCAGGCCACAACGGCGACAACTGGGAAGATGGCTCTCTCTCCGAGCACCCAGGGCACCAGCATCGTGAGTAACGAGTCTATGGAGCGAACGCTGAGTGCTACCGGCATGAATGTTTCGCCTCCAAGCACCTCGAGTCACGGGTCGCCAGGGACAGTGCTCCGGGAtactgggactgggactaCGGAAGACGAGTTGAGCCATGGCGGCAGTATCGGCAAGGCAGAGGGGAAATCTCTACGAAAGAAAACAAGCCGATTTAGGATGAAGGACTTTCCTTTTTTTAGGAGAAACAAAGCATCGAGCCCGCCCCTTCCAGCGTCAGACACAACAAGTTGA